ccactagtttgaaaagaTACATTCTCATTATCTAAATCTCAGAAATGACCGGTGcatgaaaaacaaatgttttgtctGTCGTGTCTCGCCCTAAACAGACATATCTGACCCagaagcacaaaaccagtcatatttAATAGTTTTGCTGAATATATCATCTCTCtcttgatgtatggtttgttaggaggacaaaaTTAGTCTATAACTAtataaagttgttcaaatgaagttcttagcaatgcatattactaataaaaaattaagttttgatatatttaccgtaggaaatttactaaatatcttaatggaacatgatttttacttaatatcctaatgatttttgacataaaagagaaatgtataattgtaactcacacagtgtattgttgtgtatttctacAAACATAGCTGTGCTGCTGATATCAGATGTTGTATATGTGGTTAAAAGCTTTAAGAAAGAGTCTGGTTTCATGGGATCTTTATCCGCTCTCTCCTGGCGTCTGTCAGCAGAAGATGATGCGTCAGGGGCCCGGGGCCGGCAGTGATTTCTGTGTGGACAGCCGGCCGTCGTGTTTAGCCGAGGACGGGAGACTCTCTCCGAGCCACTTTGATCTGTGCCCCACCAAGTTCTATCAGTCTGCTCCTCCTCAGCGGCCTCGGCAGATGTGCTTCACTTACCTGCCTCCTCCAGCCGTCCTCAAACCCACGCCGTGCCGTGAGGAGCCACCGCTGTCCCCGGGGCCCGCCGCCGCTCAGAACAACGACAAGAGCAGCAGCTCCAAGAAGAAGAGTGCGTCCGGGAGATCTGGGAAGCGCGGGCGTCCACCGGGCACCACCAAATCAGCCGGATACAGAACCAGCACAGGCAGACCCCTGGGCACCACCAGGGCCGCCGGCTTCAAGACCAGTCCTGGACGGCCCCTGGGCACCACCAGAGCTGCAGGGTATAAAGTGAGTCCCGGTCGCCCGCCGGGGAGCTTAAAGAGCCAGTCACGCCCGAGCAAACTGAGCTACAGCGCCTGCAGCGGAGCCGCGTTTCCCTACAGCATCATACACAAACCTGGAGCCGGTGACGCCGCGCTGAAGGAGGAGACCACCACAGAGTAACAACACCCTTCACTTGAGATCTTACATTACAGCAGCTCAGACCAGACTCAGATCTGATCATACTCAGCCGTTTAAGATCAGGATCAGTGTGTTTCTTCTTCAgattgtagaaatgtagcactgcatcagtgtgtcatcaatggatgctctgcagtgaatgggtgccgtcagaatgagagtctgataaaaacatcacaataatccacagcactccagtccatcagtgaacatctggagaagacaaaacctgaaacacatccagcattaagatgattttaactcaaacacatagagtctataatccagaataacacttcctccagtgaaaaagtgttctggtctgaatcaggagagaaatctgcacagatccagcagcgtttaaacagatctaaactaatatgAAAGagacttttcactggaggaagtgttattatggattatttgagttaaaatcatcttaatgctggatgtgtttcaggttttgtcttctccagatgttcactgatggactggagtgctgtggattattgtgaggtttttatcagactctcattctgacggcacccattcactgcagagcatccattgctgtcAGTAGTATTACCTctgcgatgtgtgtgtgtgtagtttcccTCTGGCTTACAGTACGTTATGTGTGTGTACGCAGTAATGCTCACAACACCCTATTTTGGGGATAAAAATAGGAAAGATAATACTTTTCTCTAAAGAAACAggattctctgaattatcatcaTTGATAATGTTTTCCCAATAAATACcagaaatattgtgatatatttttaggCCCATATCACCCATCTCTAtctgtctttaattactcaccctcaaatcgtcctaaacccgtgagacctccattaatcttcagaacacaaattaagatgtttttgatgaaatccgagagctctctgaccctctgtAGACAGCAACGGTCTTACTCTGTGGATTGTGTTCTGGGGTGATCTCCTAAACGGTGTAAGTCAGAAGAAGAATTGATGAATCTTTGCACACAGTATTATAGCTTTGTGAAATTACGGTTGAagccctgatgtcacgtggattattttaatgatgtccttgctatgtttctgagccttgatcgtgTAAGGATCCTTTCTGTCTATGGAGGTCCatagagctctcggatttcatcaaaaatagcttaaattatgttctgaagatgaaggaATGTCtcgtgggtttggaacaacatgagggtgagtaattaatgacacaattttcatttctgggtgaactaagcCTTTAACTATCAGGGCTGGATGGACAGGCAAACTCATGAACGATAAAATATACAACGCTTTGCTTTCCAGCACAttcataaatcaaattaaaacaaagcagaatattcagaaaaaaaatcattcacaCTCTTTATTCATCATTTTGTAGAAGTAGAAATTAAGAATCTGACTGCCACCGTCACATCCATGCTTctgtgaattaaccctttaatattTGGCAGTGTATTTGGGTCAGTGTTTTCCATCGGTGTATGTTCTGCTGGTGTTTGCTGCTTTTGTCTGTTCATGAAatcatgtcatttttttcttcttcatctaGAATGCCAAAAATGCTGTTCCAGGCTCCGCCGTTCCTCCTCAGCGGCTTCCCCGTACGAAACCAAAAAACCCCTCCGCCGATTAGCGTCATGCCATCGGAGGCCTTTCCCCCGGCGGCCGCGTGTCCAGACGGCGGTCAGTCGAGAAACGCTCTGCCGGTACCCATCCACAGCGCTCTGCCATCATACTCCTGAACTCgtctgcctcacacacacacacacacacacacacacacacacacacacaggccactGGACTCTGTTGACCGCAGCAGACCGTCTGGCTGTTTCTCTCTCCGCTGAAGCTGTAAATACGTCTCTGGTGCTCTGTGGTCACTCTGAACGTCCACTGCATGTCATGTTGGGTTGTTTGTGAGCTCGTTTCTTCAGCTTGATTTGCGTAGCGACACAATAACGTTTCATTTTCATAGTTTCACTGAAGTGTGTTTCTCCTTTCCAGCACTCCACCAAAGAACTCCAGCAGCTCTCTATAGCGTgtgcatggacacacacacacacacacacacacacacacactctgtaatCACACACATCTATCACCACACGTCTTGTAATAGTTCCTTTTGTATTGTATTGATTCTTCTGACTCTGATGATTATTGTTGGGAATGCTGTCAGCATCTTGTGAACAAGTGATGTAGGAATCTTCTCATGGTTTAATATCACGATGATTGAGGTGAGTAGTGTGTAGCCTGTTAGTAGCAATGTGTGGCATTAAGAGCAGGTTTATGTTCAATATCTGTTACATTCATATAATCAGTGACGTGAGCTTTTATCTTTTCCTTGTTTATTTACTTTGTAATACAGTTACAATAAGAAGAAATACATGTTTGtggatgttttattaaaatgtaactaaatcaAGGAAgtcttatttctgtttatttaattttacaccaGTAACCAAATAACTTTGGAATTGTATTTTGCTTTAATGGTTATAAAGTTTACAACATAAACAGTAGTAGGCCTACATATAAGAACACAAGAATAGCCCATATcttacaatcaaaaaaaaaataccacattgatttcatagttttagtttttgatatcgattaaataaatgttttgatctCAACATCAAAATCAGTCGACCGAGgtagaaattacatttacattcagtcatttagcacactttttttttttaaagcctcttacaaatgaggacaacagaagagGTCAAAACCAACAagtcaagtctcagttagcttaacgcagtacacTTTGCAGGTGTTCTTTTTCCCCTGTACTAAGCtgggatcatcaggatggaatgagaggtagagttgagtgtcatcagcatagcagtggtatgaaaagccatgtttctgaatgacagaacctaatgatgccatgtagacagagaagagaagtggtccaagaactgagccctgaggcaccccagtagttagatgttgagacttggacacctcacctctccaagataccttATTTTAAACTACAGAAAAAGGGTTAAAATAGGCAGctttatctgttatgtttatatCCGTGTAATATCTAGTAATGACTCAGGTGGTGTATATTACTGGTCGTGTGCATAGCGGTTAAATAATACTGTTCCTAGGCTAATATAACTCTCCACTGCACTAAATTTAATTCATAATGCAGTTAAACACAAACCACTGTGATTGGTCCTTCCACAGAAGCGcacagaaatgtaagaaaaaccACATTCTGTTCCTGGACCAATCACAGTGTTTTGAGTCCGCTCGCTCGCCGTAGCTGCGCCGGATCCGGAAGCCGAATCTTTAATTCAGTCCATTTGAAGTAAACATCAACATTAAGATCTTCGCGAGCCATGCGCTGATTCTGAGCTCTGTTCGTGAACGGCGGCAGAATGTGCTCAGCACCGGACAGACTCCGTGGCGTGGCGGTCTGGCTGATCATCGCCGGACTCGTGCGTCTGTCACACGGAGGTATAAACACACCACACCGAGTCCTGACACAAACACCGGAGCGCTGACCTGACCGCTCTCTGTCTCCGCAGGCGCAGTGGACCCGGAGCCGGTGGAGCAGGTGTCGGGAGAAGCGTGCGCTGAAGGCCGCTGTGAGACCGAGACCGAGCCGCTGCTGTCCGCCGTCCTCCACAGCGACCCCGGGGACATCCCGAGCCTCACAGACACCGAGAGCCGGAGCCCCAGAGTGACCTGCGACAGACGGAGCATCACCGAGCGCTCCACGGTGCAGATCCTCAACGCGTCTCAGGTGAAGCCCTGCAAGGTCGCATCAGAGacatttgaactttctgttcatctatgaatcctgaaaaataaaatgcatcacagtttccacacaaatattgaTCAGCAGAAcagtgttcaacactgataataatcagaaatgtttcttgagcagtaaatcatcatattattctgatttctgaagatcatgtgacactgaagactggaggaatgatgctgaaaatacagaaatacattacactttaacacagattcacacagaaaacagatgatttacactggaataatatttcacagtttttattgtattttgatcaatTGATGACAGTGTCTGTAACCTTCTCCACGAGGCTCTCGGTCACCGGGTTAGTTTGTGAACATGAGTTTACTGCTCACACACACGTCCCTTTTCTCATGTTGAACAATATTTAATGTCTCTTCATTACTGTGAGGGaaggtttagggttgtggtagatGTAGACGTTAATAatccataactttacagtagtaTTGTTCGTTGTTGAATTGTATACCCACTGTTTTAACGTGATGTAAAGAAATCTGACAGTGAAGGACAAATCAACAGAACACCGGCTTTTTATAAGGTTATATAAAGAGATCGTGCGAGTAGTTAGAGtagatttattttgttgtttaaataaaaatgaaaatgagtagATCAAGCAGAGTTAGAACAGAGAGTGTTAATGAAGAGGGACTCAATGAAGACGGATGTAGAAACACatcttctgtattgtgatgtaCATCTGAGTGAAACGGAa
This genomic stretch from Carassius gibelio isolate Cgi1373 ecotype wild population from Czech Republic chromosome B21, carGib1.2-hapl.c, whole genome shotgun sequence harbors:
- the cb21h5orf24 gene encoding UPF0461 protein C5orf24 homolog — its product is MMRQGPGAGSDFCVDSRPSCLAEDGRLSPSHFDLCPTKFYQSAPPQRPRQMCFTYLPPPAVLKPTPCREEPPLSPGPAAAQNNDKSSSSKKKSASGRSGKRGRPPGTTKSAGYRTSTGRPLGTTRAAGFKTSPGRPLGTTRAAGYKVSPGRPPGSLKSQSRPSKLSYSACSGAAFPYSIIHKPGAGDAALKEETTTEMPKMLFQAPPFLLSGFPVRNQKTPPPISVMPSEAFPPAAACPDGGQSRNALPVPIHSALPSYS